The following DNA comes from Cellulophaga sp. HaHa_2_95.
CACTGCCGAAGATATATATACTTGTGAGCGCGGTAGAAAAACAGATGTCGGTGAAATTATAGCTACAGACGGAAAAAAATGGGTGGTACCTGCCGCTACAAATTACACCAACACTACTTTTCCGTTTGCCGCAGATTTATTTAATTCATGCGAAGAAAAGAAACACGCCAGTCCGCAAGAAGCCTTGTCTGCTATTGGCACACCAAATACCATTGAAATTGATGAAGATGGAGAGGTATTTACCGCCTATATATTTGCTGATAATTATTTTGAAATGTATGTTAATGGTGTAGCTGTTGGAAAAGATAAAGTTCCTTTTACAGAATTTAACTCTAGCATGGTCTCCTTTAAAGTTCAGAAACCTTTTACCATCGCCATGAAATTAGTAGATTGGGAAGAACACCTTGGTGTCGGCTGTGAAGCCAATAGAGGAAAGGATTTTCATGCTGGAGATGGCGGAATGGTGGCTGTAATAAAAGATGCAGAAAACAACATTATTGCTACCACTGACGAAAACTGGAAAGCACAAACCTACTATACTGCACCTATTACAGATCTAAGCTGCGTATCTGAAGAGGGCGCCTATAGGTATTCTGAAAATTGTGATACTAGTGGTGGCCAAGAGGGATCAGAATTTTATGCATTGCATTGGGAATTACCTAATGATTGGATGAAAACTGATTTTGATGATAGTAATTGGCCCAATGCATCTACCTACACTAATAATACTATTGGCGTAAATAATAAACCTGCCTACACTAATTTCACCTCTATTTTTGATAATGCCAATGATGATGCTCAATTTATTTGGTCTACGAACGTGGTCTTAGATAATGAAGTATTAGTACGCTATACTATTATTTAATATGAAAAAAGTAAACGCAAAAAGGGGTTTTTTTCTATGGATCACCACAGCAGTAATTATATTAAATTCTTGTAAAAATCCTGCTAAGGCTTCCTCTTTTACAAATTATGATGATTTTGAAACCATACACTCTGATTTTAAATTACAGAGTAAAGCTGTGGAAAACGGTAAGTTGTTAGAGTACTATAAATGTGAAAAAAAAATAAATGATATAGAAAACTCCATTCCGCTATCTTGGTCTAATGTGCCTGAAGGCACAAATTCTCTAGCCATTGTCATGTATCATTATCCGAAAAAAGATAGCAAAACAGAAGTAAATTCTTATTTGCTGCTATGGGGCATAGATCCTTCTGTTACTGATATTCCATATAAAATGGCCAAGAATCCAAATTGGTATATGGGTGCTAATAAAGATGGCACCGCTGTTTCTTATACTTCGCCATGTTCTAAAGGATCAGGAGAACATAGCTATACCATTGCCCTATTTGCCTTAAAAGACGTACCCAAAGCGCTTCCGAAAGCTAATGCTATTACAGTGGACTACCATACTTTCATGGAGGCCATTTCTGAAGCCACGGTACTCGATAGAACAAGTTTAAATTTTATAGATGCTCATGAATAATAAATCACTAAAGAAACTACTCTTTTTTCTAGTAGTACAGTTTGTAAGTGTTCAACTATTAGCTCATGACGGCGGGCATGGTACTCCTACAAAAGTTTGGAAATTAGTAGAAGATGATAAAACAATTACGGCAGATTTCATACAGAAAGTAGACGAAATAGTATATCTGAGTAATGAGGACCATGAATTAATGGTATTCGATATCAGCGATTTCAAAACCGAAGAGCAACAGTATATTCTGGACAAATCTAATTGGATTCATGAACAGAATGTTTTGCCACAAGAGAAATCTGTTGGTATAGTTTCTCCTATTAATTTATATCTTGCCTTAGGCTTACTACTATTATTAGTTGCACTTTTCACGTATCACTACACATCAAAAAAGAAGAAATTTTACTGGGCTTTTAGCTTGTTAACACTACTCGTTGTTTTTGTAGCCTGTAAAAGTAAATCTTCCACAAGTAGTTTTAAAATGGCCGAAAATGATGTGCCCTTCTTAGTCTCCATTTTTGGTGCTTTTGACAAGGTGAACACAAAATATGATGACACCTATTTTTATATCGAATCAGATGGCATTCCCGATCATGAAATGATGACAGGAATTACAAGTTGGCAGCAACAAGTCCCTATTAATCATGACTATACAGGAGCTAACGCTTGGGCTATTCCATTACAACCAGAATTGGCAGAAAATCCGCTTTCTACAAAAGATAATTTTATGAAAGGCGCCATTGCTATTGCTGCAAACGGTATTCCTATTTTTAATCCTCTAAACAACCGTGGTGAAGACGCTAATGCTATTGGAGAATTAGACCAATGGGGCGGACATTGTGGAAGGGCCGATGATTATCACTACCATTTGCCTCCAGTACATTTACAAGCTAAAGTTGGTAGTACCAAGCCTATTGCCTATGCCTTAGATGGCTTTCCTGTTTATGGCGAAACAAAAGAACAGTTAGATGAAAATTTGGGCCGCTTTAGTTCTGATAGTACGTATCAATATCACGCAATAAAAGAATACCCTTATTTAATAGCTGCTATGAAAGGAAAAGTAGCACTAAATCCTAATACGCAAGCACCAGAAAATGAAATAACACCACAAGCAAGAACAAAAGGTGTAAGACCAGATTTAAGACCACTACGTGGTGCAGAAATTACCGCTTTTGAAAACACAGGACTCCATCAATATCGATTGACGTATAAACTAGATACACTTAGCCATAGCATTAATTACGGATGGGATACTAAAGGCAACTATACTTATGAATTTGTGCACCCAGATGGGACATCATCAAAAGCTAGCTATAAAAGAAAGTAAAGGCTATAAGTAACTCGTTATATGTTTTAGAACTAACAAAAGTGCGGTATTAAAAATAGCTTCATCAATCTTAAGCATAGGAACTAAGAATTCTTGTCATTACGGTACAGCACCTATATAAATAGCAAGCTACTTCTTAAAAAGAATAAAGAATTAGCTGTATTTTTATAGACTAGGAATCACGGAATAATGAGCACGGTGAAAACATACCAGAAAGTTAACCCAGATAAGGATATTAGTTTTGGAATATCTAAAATGGAGGCTATCTATACCAAGCGAATGGGTAAAGTTGATGCTCCGCATAGGCATAATTACTTTACCGTTCTAATTATTGATAAAGCATCGGGGTTTCATAAAATTGACTTTAATACCTATACCTTATCTGGAGGTCAAATCTATTTTGTAGCTCCTGGACAAGTGCATCAAGTTATAGAAACTGAAAAATCAATAGGATACTCCATGGTTTTTTCTAATCAGTTTTTAATAGAAAATTCTATCCCTTTGTCATTTATAGCTAGTTTAAACCTATTTCATAACTATGGGCAAAGTCCGCCGCTACAGCCCAACAAAAAACAGTTTGGTATCATACAAAGTTTTGCTGATGAGATTTTTAAACGGCACCATAGTGAGGCTATCATGAAAAATTTATCCATTGGCGCCTTTCTAAAACTACTTTTGATAGAATGTAATGCAAGTTGTGCTATGAATCCTATAGCGTCTGATGTAGATAGTTCTGGAGATAATCTCATTAGAAAATTTAAACAAGCGGTAGATAATACGTTTAAACAGGAACATTCCACGAGCCATTATGCCCGGGAACTTCATATAACTCCAGACCACTTAAACTGGACTATCAAAGCAAAAATTGGTGAAACTGCTAAAGGTTATATTCAAACAAGAATTATTACAGAAGCCAAAAGACTCCTCTATTTTACAGATTTATCGAACAAGGAAATTGGGTTTGAATTAGGCTTCAATGAACCTGCTAATTTTAGTGCCTTTTTTAAAAAGCACACACAGGTATCTCCTTCTAACTTTAAGAAAAACGAAATTAAAAAATAGTATCAATTACGTATGGACGTGACATTTATCCAAGATTCTAGTCCTATTTGAAGCACCATATCGGATTTTCATATGCTTCTCCCCCTTTTTTATATTCCACTGCCTCCTAAAATATCCAATCTTTGCTGTATAAATTTAGAATCTATGCCACGGTTCTTTATGAATTAATAAGAAACAAAATACAAGGACTATGAAAACAATACTTCACAAAGCAGCAACAAGAGGACACGCAAATCATGGTTGGTTAAATTCTCACCATACGTTTAGCTTTGCTAATTATCACAATCCAGAACGGATGAATTTTGGTGTACTACGGGTATTAAACGATGATAGTGTGCAAGCCGGAATGGGTTTTGGTACTCATCCGCATGATAATATGGAAATTATATCTATTCCTCTGGAAGGAGATTTAGAGCACAAAGATAGTATGGGCAATGTTACCATTATTAAAGAAGGAGATGTTCAAGCTATGAGTGCTGGAACCGGTGTTACCCACTCAGAAAAAAATAAAAACAAAGATAAAGAGGTGAAGTTTCTTCAGATTTGGATCTTTCCCAAAGAGAAAAACATAAGACCAAAATATGACCAAATTTCATTAAAAGACATTGAAAAAGAAAATGAGTTATACCAAATACTCTCGCCAAATAAGGAAGATCAAGGCATTTGGATTCATCAAGATGCTTGGTTTCATATTGGAAAATTTACGAAAGGAAATACGGCAACCTACAACATTAAAAAAGAAGGGAATGGAATATATGCTTTCATCCTAGAAGGCGGAGTAGAAATCCAAAGCGAAAAACTTTCTGAAAGAGACGGATTGGGAATTTGGGATACAGAAAGTATCCAGATTAAAGCTGCAGAAAATGCTCGTATTCTTTTAATGGAAGTACCTATGGGTATGTAGAAATGACCGGTCTCAAATATTTGAAAAGGCATGGAAACAAATGTATGCTATGCCTTTTTATAAGTATGTTGTTAAAAATAGCTATTTTTAATTCTTAAAAAAGCTAAAATTAATACAGACTACATTGAAAATCAAAGAGGTTTATAGAGGAGATTATACCCTGTCTACAGATAAAACAAAGTTAGATATTTCAAAAATTCATAGTTTTCTATCCAAAGAAACCGATTGGAGCCACGGAATACCTCTAGATACTTTGAAGATTTCTATTGACAATTCTTTAAATTTTGGCCTGTATGATAAAAACCAGCAAATTGGTTATGCTAGAATAATATCTGATTATGCTACTATCGCATACTTGGGAGATGTTTTTGTTCTAGAAGCATACCGAGGGAAAGGCTTGAGCACCTGGTTGATACATGAAATAATGGAGCACCCAAATCTTCAAGGTTTAAGAAGGTGGATTTTACTAACGGATACGGCAGAATGGCTTTATAAGAAATTTGGATTTACAGAACTCCCCCATCCAGAAGTCTATATGGAAAAGCATAACCCGAATGTGTATAAGTCATCCAGAATTTCAAACCCCATTAATAGTTCTTTGTAGCTCCAAGCTTTCATACAAACTAACATGAAAATAGATTCCCTACATATATATCCCTTAAAATCAGCAAAAGGAATTGCGGTACAGACTACTGAAGTTAAAAGCATAGGCTTTAAATACGATCGCTATTTTGCTATTTTAAATTCAAAAAAGGAGGTCCTTACGGCTAGAGAATTCCCCACTTTATTAAAAATCAAAACACAGATCAAAGAAGATAATTTGGTGTTAGAATATGGAGAAAATAGAAAAAGTATTCCTTTAAACGACTTTTTAAAGCCTATTGAGGTAGCTATCTTTAAAGAACCTGCTTCGGGAAAAGAAGCGCCAGTCAGCATCAACAATTGGTTAAGTAGCATTTTAGAAATTGACTGTAGCTTAATTAAAATTAACACCGACAACTTACGCCAAACAATCCATAATGCTATTGCATTTTGTGACGCTCATCCAATTCATTTAATAACACAAGAATCAGTAAACGCTTTAAATAAAAAATTAGCAACTGCCATAGAAATAGATCGTTTTAGAGCTAATATCGTTATTTCTGGTCTTAAACCCTTTGAAGAACATACTATTGCAAAAATTACCATAGGTCAATGTGAATTTGTTTCTGTATTAAAAACAGAACGCTGCACACTAATTACCATAGACCCAAAAACGGGAGAAAAGGATAAAAAACAAGAACCCTTAAGAACACTTGCCAAAGAATTTAGAACTGATAAAAAAGTAGAAATGGGAATTTACCTTATCCCTACAAAATTAGGGAAAATACATGTCTCAGATTCTATAACTGTAGAAATGAAAATGAAAGAGTAACCTTATTTTACTATTTTTTATACAATTATCTCACAGCGATAAAGCATTTCAGAATACAACTGCAGAAGAAACGATTATGTTTCCTTACTATTCTTAAAAAAATAATATCTTGCAGCATATGGGAATATTTGATTTTAGAGATATTAGCAAGAGAAAAGGTAATAAAGAGGAGCTTACAATAGCATGCACTCCTAATCAAATTACAATTAATGCAACAAGTATAAATTTCCCTACCAATTACAATACCTTAAAAACTATTTTAGGTGATGCCTCTAGAATTGAACCTATCAAACAAACTAAGAATAACGTATACCTATGGGACTCTTTAGGAATCTATTGTTCTACTGCAGATCCCGAAAAGATGCTTATGCTGTTGTTGGTTGTTGATAATAGATATGGTCTTGGACACCAACCTTTACATAATTTCACAGGGGAGGTTTTAATAGACCAGGAACCAATGGAGAAAACTATTGGAAATGTAGGCTTAGATAGGCCTTATATGATCCGGTCTATCATCAAAGAAGATAAGCAAGTAGCTATAGCTTTAGGGTGGAATCCAAGTGCTTAAAATCTTCCTTTTTTCACCCAAAAAAGTAGGCCTGTAAGTATCTAAATTATTTTAGTTTAGGTGATAAAAGTCATCTTTCTTTCTCCCTGAATATATAATCTTTGCTGCTTAATAGTCAAATTATATATTATGGGCAACCAAAAATTTACATACGTATCACTATTTCTTTTTGTTTTGACAACACTACAAATTTCGGCACAAACGCTTGATATAAATGCAGATGTACGATCTCGTTTTGAATACCGCCATGGCTACAGCACGCTCTTTTCAGAAGATGCCGACCCTGCCGCATTTGTAAAACAACGTACTCGTTTGAATATTGGATACGAAGCAGAAAAGCTACAAGTATTCATTGCCTTACAAGACGTAAGCACATGGGGAGATACCAGACAATTGCTAAATGTAGATGGGAATGATTCCTTCTCGCTATTTGAAGCATGGGCTGTATTACAAATTAATGAAAATTGGTCTACAAAACTAGGAAGACAAGTAATTTCTTATGATGACCAGCGAATTTTTGGTGGCGTAGATTGGGCTATGCAAGGACGCTTTCATGATGCCGCTATTCTTAACTATAGAAAAGATGATTTTATGTTAGATCTAGGTGGTGCATTTAGTCAGGAGCAAGAAGCTATTGAAGGTAATGCGTATACTATTCAGGGATTTTTCTCGTATAAAACGATGCAATATGCTTACCTGAAAAAATCATGGGACAATAGTACTGCGAGCTTACTTTTCTTAAATGTAGGATTCCAAGATTTTACCGGAGATGCTAATGATATTGCAGATGGCGTCTCTTACAGGCAGACCTTAGGTTCTTATTTTACATTTCCTGTAGAACGCGTAAATATAGCTGGAAGCGCTTACTATCAGTTTGGAAAAGCAAATGCCACTACAGATCTCGCAGGATATCAAGTAGCCTTAGAAGCTACCTACAACGCTAATAAAGTGAACTACGGTTTAGGAGTAGAATTACTAAGTGGTACGGATCAAGAAGGCGACTCAAAAAACAAATCATTTTTCCCACTATATGGGACCAATCATAAATTTAATGGCTTCATGGATTATTTTTACGTAGGTAATCATGCCAATTCTGTTGGTCTTAATGATTTATACGCAAAAGCAGTAATCACGACAGGAGAAAAATCTAATCTCCTTATCAAAGGACATTATTTTAGCGCAAATGCCGATCTGGCTGCCGATGCTGATGCCTATTTAGGTACAGAAATAGACCTTGTCTATACACAAAAATTAATGCCTTTTGTAAAATTGAATGTTGGCTACTCTCAAATGTTTGCTTCAGATAGTATGAGTTTAATAAAAGGAGGTAGCGCTAATGATACTACAAATAATTGGGGATGGGTACAACTTACCATTAACCCTACACTTTTTAAAACCAATTTGAATAAGAACGATTAATATTCTTAATAGAATGTAAAAGGGTGCTCACTTAATTATAAGTCTGCACCCTTTTATATGTTATATAGTTTCAACTATTCTAAACTAGAATATGACGTCTTTAGCTATTTACTTTCCATTGATAAGATGCATCTTCAAAAATTTCTTTTCCAAAAACAGGTACTTCTGCTTTTATTTTTTCAACTACATATTCCAAGGCCTTAAAGAGCACTTTTCTTCTCGGTGAAGAAACAAAAACAAAGAGACATATTTCTCCTGCTTTTACGGCACCCAAACTATGATATATATGCATACAGGTAAGGTCAAATTTTTCAAAAGTAGCTTCTCGCACCTCATGGAATTTCTTGTTTGCCATTTCTTCGTAAGCAGAATATTCTATAGCTGCAACAACTTTTTCATCTATAGTATCTGCTCTAACCTGTCCTAAAAATATATTATGAGCTCCTATTGTTGTTTTAGATTGATGTTTAGCAATAGCTTGAGCTATAAATTCTGATGAAATAGCGCCTTGGGTAAAGACGTTTTTATACGTTGTTGACATATTTTATAATTGATTTAATTCTTTCATTTGTTGGTCTAAAAATTCCCAACAGTTTTTATTTATGGTTTCAAAAGCTGTTATCAATTTTAGTCCGTACGGGGTAATTAGCGTACCACCTCCTTTTGTACCTCCTACCGTTTTAGTTACGACTGCTTCTTTAGCCGTTTTATTGACGGCATCTACAAGGGTCCAAGCCTTCTTGTATGACAT
Coding sequences within:
- a CDS encoding YbhB/YbcL family Raf kinase inhibitor-like protein, whose product is MKKVNAKRGFFLWITTAVIILNSCKNPAKASSFTNYDDFETIHSDFKLQSKAVENGKLLEYYKCEKKINDIENSIPLSWSNVPEGTNSLAIVMYHYPKKDSKTEVNSYLLLWGIDPSVTDIPYKMAKNPNWYMGANKDGTAVSYTSPCSKGSGEHSYTIALFALKDVPKALPKANAITVDYHTFMEAISEATVLDRTSLNFIDAHE
- a CDS encoding YHYH protein, producing MNNKSLKKLLFFLVVQFVSVQLLAHDGGHGTPTKVWKLVEDDKTITADFIQKVDEIVYLSNEDHELMVFDISDFKTEEQQYILDKSNWIHEQNVLPQEKSVGIVSPINLYLALGLLLLLVALFTYHYTSKKKKFYWAFSLLTLLVVFVACKSKSSTSSFKMAENDVPFLVSIFGAFDKVNTKYDDTYFYIESDGIPDHEMMTGITSWQQQVPINHDYTGANAWAIPLQPELAENPLSTKDNFMKGAIAIAANGIPIFNPLNNRGEDANAIGELDQWGGHCGRADDYHYHLPPVHLQAKVGSTKPIAYALDGFPVYGETKEQLDENLGRFSSDSTYQYHAIKEYPYLIAAMKGKVALNPNTQAPENEITPQARTKGVRPDLRPLRGAEITAFENTGLHQYRLTYKLDTLSHSINYGWDTKGNYTYEFVHPDGTSSKASYKRK
- a CDS encoding AraC family transcriptional regulator, producing MSTVKTYQKVNPDKDISFGISKMEAIYTKRMGKVDAPHRHNYFTVLIIDKASGFHKIDFNTYTLSGGQIYFVAPGQVHQVIETEKSIGYSMVFSNQFLIENSIPLSFIASLNLFHNYGQSPPLQPNKKQFGIIQSFADEIFKRHHSEAIMKNLSIGAFLKLLLIECNASCAMNPIASDVDSSGDNLIRKFKQAVDNTFKQEHSTSHYARELHITPDHLNWTIKAKIGETAKGYIQTRIITEAKRLLYFTDLSNKEIGFELGFNEPANFSAFFKKHTQVSPSNFKKNEIKK
- a CDS encoding pirin family protein — its product is MKTILHKAATRGHANHGWLNSHHTFSFANYHNPERMNFGVLRVLNDDSVQAGMGFGTHPHDNMEIISIPLEGDLEHKDSMGNVTIIKEGDVQAMSAGTGVTHSEKNKNKDKEVKFLQIWIFPKEKNIRPKYDQISLKDIEKENELYQILSPNKEDQGIWIHQDAWFHIGKFTKGNTATYNIKKEGNGIYAFILEGGVEIQSEKLSERDGLGIWDTESIQIKAAENARILLMEVPMGM
- a CDS encoding GNAT family N-acetyltransferase, yielding MKIKEVYRGDYTLSTDKTKLDISKIHSFLSKETDWSHGIPLDTLKISIDNSLNFGLYDKNQQIGYARIISDYATIAYLGDVFVLEAYRGKGLSTWLIHEIMEHPNLQGLRRWILLTDTAEWLYKKFGFTELPHPEVYMEKHNPNVYKSSRISNPINSSL
- a CDS encoding MOSC domain-containing protein → MKIDSLHIYPLKSAKGIAVQTTEVKSIGFKYDRYFAILNSKKEVLTAREFPTLLKIKTQIKEDNLVLEYGENRKSIPLNDFLKPIEVAIFKEPASGKEAPVSINNWLSSILEIDCSLIKINTDNLRQTIHNAIAFCDAHPIHLITQESVNALNKKLATAIEIDRFRANIVISGLKPFEEHTIAKITIGQCEFVSVLKTERCTLITIDPKTGEKDKKQEPLRTLAKEFRTDKKVEMGIYLIPTKLGKIHVSDSITVEMKMKE
- a CDS encoding alginate export family protein → MGNQKFTYVSLFLFVLTTLQISAQTLDINADVRSRFEYRHGYSTLFSEDADPAAFVKQRTRLNIGYEAEKLQVFIALQDVSTWGDTRQLLNVDGNDSFSLFEAWAVLQINENWSTKLGRQVISYDDQRIFGGVDWAMQGRFHDAAILNYRKDDFMLDLGGAFSQEQEAIEGNAYTIQGFFSYKTMQYAYLKKSWDNSTASLLFLNVGFQDFTGDANDIADGVSYRQTLGSYFTFPVERVNIAGSAYYQFGKANATTDLAGYQVALEATYNANKVNYGLGVELLSGTDQEGDSKNKSFFPLYGTNHKFNGFMDYFYVGNHANSVGLNDLYAKAVITTGEKSNLLIKGHYFSANADLAADADAYLGTEIDLVYTQKLMPFVKLNVGYSQMFASDSMSLIKGGSANDTTNNWGWVQLTINPTLFKTNLNKND
- a CDS encoding molybdenum cofactor biosynthesis protein MoaE, which encodes MSTTYKNVFTQGAISSEFIAQAIAKHQSKTTIGAHNIFLGQVRADTIDEKVVAAIEYSAYEEMANKKFHEVREATFEKFDLTCMHIYHSLGAVKAGEICLFVFVSSPRRKVLFKALEYVVEKIKAEVPVFGKEIFEDASYQWKVNS
- a CDS encoding winged helix-turn-helix domain-containing protein, which gives rise to MNDTKIRSRIWIEVGDNVLIGQGRVKLLKAIEAQGSLAKAAKSIGMSYKKAWTLVDAVNKTAKEAVVTKTVGGTKGGGTLITPYGLKLITAFETINKNCWEFLDQQMKELNQL